The Alkalihalobacillus sp. LMS6 genomic interval AATCGTATTAGCCGTTCCGCGAACGACGTAGCCAAAACCAGTGATAAATTCTAGAAACGAATTTAATTTTTCTGCATCAGGGTCTTCATGAATTCGATACACAAACGGAAGCTTCATCCAGTGGAAATGCTCGGCTACCGTTTCGTTTGCGACAAGCATAAATTCTTCAATAAGCTTTTCGGCAACTGAACGTTGGCGCAAGACCACATCTTCAGGTGCACCTTCGCTATCCACTAATACTTTTGCTTCTTTAAAATCGAAATCAATGGCGCCACGACCAAAACGCTTATCTCGTAAAATTTTTGCCAGTTTTTCCATGTCTTCAAACATTGGAACGAGCGCTTGATATTTTTCACGCAACGCTTCATCTTTATCGACAAGAATGTCTCGCACATCACTGTACGTCATTCGCTCAGTCGTTTTAATGACACTTTGAAAAATTTCATGTTTTACTACGCCGCCATTTTGATCGATTTCCATCTCACAAGAAAGTGTTAAGCGGTCAACTTGCGGATTTAAACTACAAATCCCGTTTGATAAACGATGGGGAATCATTGGAATAACCCGATCAACTAAATAGACACTTGTTGCCCGTTCCGACGCTTCTTTATCGATAGGACTTCCTTCTTTCACATAATGAGATACGTCCGCAATGTGAACGCCTAGAACATAGTTACCATTGTCTAGCTTTTTCACTTGTACCGCATCATCTAAATCTTTTGCATCTGCTCCATCAATGGTCACGATTTGTTCGTTTCGTAAATCACGACGATTATTCAGATCACTTGGATCAATGGCATCAGGTACGTTTTCTGCTTGTTCAAGGGTCTCATCAGCAAAGCTTTGCGGAATGCTATATTTATAAATAATCGATAAGATGTCCATTCCCGGATCATTTTTATGACCTAACACTTCTTTTATTTCTACTTCGCCACCAAAACGCCCTTCTGGATATTGCGTAATCGTTGCAATGACTTTATGACCATCAACAGCCCCTTTTTCTTTTCCTTTCATCACAAGGAAATCGGCGCTGATGCGCTTGTCGTCGGCAACAACTAATGCGTATGATTTGAACTCTTTGTATTCTCCTACAATTTCCGTTACTTTACGTTCAATAATACGGATGACTTTTCCTTCTGCTCTTGAGCCACTTCCTCGCTCGTCAATACGAACAAACACGATATCTCCGTTCATTGCACCTGATAATGATCCTTGCGGGACATACACATCCTCGTCTCCTTCATCAGGTATGACAAAGGCAAATCCTTTTGCATGCCCTTGTACACGGCCACGAATCAAGTTTAGTTTTTCTGGAATTCCGTAACGGTTGGTTCGTGTCCGAATAATTTCTCCTTTTCCTTCAAGCTCGTTTAACGTTGTAATGAGCTCTTTAAACATGTCGCTTGAAGTTACATTGAACCGTTCCTCTAATTCTTCAACAGAAACGGGTTTTGTTGCTTCTTCTTTAAAATACTGTAGAATTTCTTCGATCTTTATTTGGTCAGACATTGTTTCACTCCTTTTTCTTCTATTTTTAGTTTGACCAGTCTAGTTCATTTAAAAACGACAGAATGTCTTGGTGAAGCTGCTCTTTTTCATCGCCTAAT includes:
- the rnr gene encoding ribonuclease R, whose amino-acid sequence is MSDQIKIEEILQYFKEEATKPVSVEELEERFNVTSSDMFKELITTLNELEGKGEIIRTRTNRYGIPEKLNLIRGRVQGHAKGFAFVIPDEGDEDVYVPQGSLSGAMNGDIVFVRIDERGSGSRAEGKVIRIIERKVTEIVGEYKEFKSYALVVADDKRISADFLVMKGKEKGAVDGHKVIATITQYPEGRFGGEVEIKEVLGHKNDPGMDILSIIYKYSIPQSFADETLEQAENVPDAIDPSDLNNRRDLRNEQIVTIDGADAKDLDDAVQVKKLDNGNYVLGVHIADVSHYVKEGSPIDKEASERATSVYLVDRVIPMIPHRLSNGICSLNPQVDRLTLSCEMEIDQNGGVVKHEIFQSVIKTTERMTYSDVRDILVDKDEALREKYQALVPMFEDMEKLAKILRDKRFGRGAIDFDFKEAKVLVDSEGAPEDVVLRQRSVAEKLIEEFMLVANETVAEHFHWMKLPFVYRIHEDPDAEKLNSFLEFITGFGYVVRGTANTIHPRALQSLLKEVRGEPEETIISRIMLRSMKQAKYDVNSVGHFGLSAEFYTHFTSPIRRYPDLLVHRLIRTYLIQGKTDAKTTGHWQEKLPGLTAHASDMERRAVDAERDTDNVKKAQYMEDKIGEVYTGMISGVTNFGLFVELENTVEGLVHVSYLTDDYYRYDQKHYAMIGERTGNVFRIGDELEIRVVSVNTEEASVDFEIVGMKKQKPKRGKDRPKVIDGGKRNPKRNKSDRPQLTGDPKKDGSQKSGKRKKKAFYENAPSVKRKKARRKKRS